One genomic window of Eisenibacter elegans DSM 3317 includes the following:
- a CDS encoding class I SAM-dependent methyltransferase, which yields MMNEIIKKQLEAYQPNFLKYGDSPKGTFQNNTTTQYERFEQLLAPLLRIKPEGFSICDIGSGVCDLHQYLLQKNIAHEYTGIEIVPEMVATAQEKYPEITLMNVDITSEEIPQRFDFVVISGTLNILGSVAADAWEEFVYQLVQAAFHLSTIGLSFNGLTTYSTFRAEDLYYLSPEQTFGFIQRKLSRFCTLNTASPLFEVSYAVFQPSFMATQYAHPDFKKYFPDA from the coding sequence ATGATGAATGAGATTATCAAAAAGCAGTTGGAGGCATATCAGCCCAACTTTTTGAAATATGGCGACAGCCCCAAAGGTACTTTCCAAAACAATACTACGACACAGTATGAGCGCTTTGAGCAGTTGTTGGCACCGCTTTTGCGCATCAAGCCTGAGGGTTTTTCGATTTGTGATATTGGCTCAGGGGTTTGTGATTTGCACCAATATTTGTTGCAAAAAAACATTGCACACGAGTATACGGGCATAGAGATAGTGCCGGAAATGGTGGCCACCGCCCAAGAAAAGTATCCCGAGATTACCCTGATGAATGTGGATATTACTTCGGAGGAAATTCCACAAAGGTTTGATTTTGTGGTGATTAGTGGAACACTCAACATTCTGGGCAGCGTGGCTGCTGATGCGTGGGAAGAGTTTGTGTATCAGTTGGTGCAAGCGGCGTTTCACCTTTCTACCATTGGCTTGTCGTTTAATGGTTTGACGACCTACAGTACTTTTAGGGCTGAGGATTTGTATTATTTGTCTCCTGAGCAGACCTTTGGTTTTATTCAGCGCAAGTTGAGTCGTTTTTGTACACTCAATACTGCCTCGCCGTTGTTTGAGGTTTCTTATGCTGTTTTTCAGCCTAGTTTTATGGCTACACAGTATGCGCATCCTGACTTTAAGAAATACTTTCCTGATGCCTGA